A part of Augochlora pura isolate Apur16 chromosome 1, APUR_v2.2.1, whole genome shotgun sequence genomic DNA contains:
- the LOC144470296 gene encoding delta(9)-fatty-acid desaturase fat-7-like: MDTETNNENEDAPYEVEEVLERARYGTDVTYKHSLLWPNVVFHVLIQIGWVIGIHAALVHAKWPTLFWAVFWLIFEIVGVGLGAHRYFTHRAYKATPLMRAILVLGQTATGQNSAFTWSKDHTMHHKYSDTDLDPHNSNRGFFFAHMGWMMMKKHPLLRQKEREMDWSEWKKDKLLMFQHKYFLPLYLVVGIAFPMSVPMYLWGETFWNCFFVAYMLPYVTLLQATWCINSFAHLGGSKPYDTRVRAGESLVANLVTLGDGFHNYHHAFPWDYRMTDTPYSFSAKMLELFAYMGLVYDLKIATPRIVHGHRKRHGDEGNEKVTSEYNASSEDASRTE, translated from the exons aTGGACACCGAAACGAACAACGAGAACGAAGACGCGCCGTACGAGGTCGAGGAGGTTCTGGAGAGAGCGCGATACGGCACCGACGTCACCTACAAACATTCGTTGCTGTGGCCGAACGTCGTGTTTCACGTCCTCATCCAAATTGGGTGGGTGATCGGCATCCACGCCGCGTTGGTCCACGCCAAATGGCCGACTTTGTTCTGGG CGGTGTTTTGGCTCATTTTCGAGATCGTAGGCGTAGGATTGGGCGCCCATCGGTATTTCACTCACAGGGCATACAAAGCGACGCCTCTGATGAGAGCGATCCTCGTCTTGGGTCAGACTGCCACCGGCCAG AATAGCGCGTTCACGTGGTCGAAGGACCACACCATGCACCACAAGTACAGCGACACGGACCTGGACCCCCATAACTCGAACAGAGGATTCTTCTTCGCTCACATGGGCTGGATGATGATGAAGAAGCACCCCCTGCTGCGCCAAAAGGAACGCGAGATGGATTGGTCCGAGTGGAAGAAGGACAAGCTGTTGATGTTCCAGCACAA GTACTTCCTGCCTCTTTACCTCGTGGTCGGAATAGCGTTCCCCATGTCGGTGCCCATGTACCTTTGGGGCGAAACGTTCTGGAATTGTTTCTTCGTGGCTTACATGCTGCCCTACGTCACCCTGTTGCAGGCAACGTGGTGCATCAATTCGTTCGCCCATTTGGGCGGCAGCAAGCCTTACGACAC GAGGGTTCGAGCGGGGGAGTCGCTGGTAGCCAACTTGGTAACGCTCGGCGACGGTTTCCACAATTACCACCACGCTTTCCCGTGGGACTACCGAATGACGGACACGCCGTACAGCTTCTCCGCGAAGATGCTCGAGCTGTTCGCGTACATGGGCCTAGTCTACGATCTGAAAATTGCGACGCCCAGGATCGTCCACGGGCATCGGAAGAGACACGGGGACGAGGGTAACGAGAAGGTAACCAGCGAGTATAACGCGAGCTCGGAGGACGCGTCGCGCACCGAGTGA